The sequence gtgcttcaatgtttatgaaatgaatgaataaaattccTTGATCCCATCATTCCTTTAGCCTGATGGCTtatgtctctcctctctttccctgtgAAGCTGCTAGAAAGAACTGTCTTTGTTCATTGCTTCCTGTATCATTTACCATAATGATCAAAAATCATCAGGGCTCCCTGTTACTTCTAGTACAAAAATACAATCTCAGTTGAGGAGGAAACATCCTCCAGATTCTGGCTCCAAGCTCTCATTCCCATTGCTCCTTTCATCTTGTCTACTCTCCAGCCAAATTAGGTTATTACCTCTCATCTGACTGCAACATTGCATCTTTCACCTTGGAGCAATCAGCATCTCCATGTCTGGAACAACAAATCTccctatttcattctttgtagctCAGCTCAAATGCTGTCTCTTCTATGAAACCTCCCCTGAACTCCCCCACACAATGTGATTTCTTCCTTAATTGTTTCTAAAGCACTTTCCCTCGGTCTCTCTTTGTTCTTTGCATCATACTCATTTGTCTGTCATATTTGGGGGATACACAACTCACCGATAATTCCCAGTGATGAAATTCCTTTTGCCCCCACTGAATAGTACTTTTTGCTCAACCCATGTCCATAGAGAGCTGCCTGAGACActgagacattaagtgatttactgATGGGTCCAAAGTGGGACTTGAACCAAGAATGCCTATCTTCCCAACTCTCTCTCCTCTAGCCCATGAAACCTCTCCATGTCATATACCCACAAATGGATTCTAAGCTCCTTAAGGTCAGAGACTAggttttatttcacttttatatctccagcaccATGCATAGTGCTCTATCGTGAGTATACTGTTGAATCTCACTCTAACCGCCTTTCCCCAACCCCACAAGGGTttgttgaaaggaaaaaagaaatagtccctAACATGAGAAAAGCATCACAACTTTATAGGGAAGGACTTATCAACATGAATCTTTCTGTCTACTTCAAGCTAAAGGTATTTCCCAACCATCACCCAAGTTATCATAAGagcagaaaatttatttttaataaatatccaAAGGAAAAGTGAGGAGCTTGGTAGCCAGCCTCCCAGGTACTATTTTGGGAGTCCCTACCTGGGTATCAATATTTTTCACAGACAACCCCAAACGCTCCATATTCTTGTTGACAAACTTCACGATTGCCtatgagaaagaggggaaaaaaatagaactgagaCTCCCAGAACAACCTGCAATGGGCTGCTGTGTGTTGGCGTTCAGAAGAACTGGGGTCTCATTTACCTCTTTGACAGCATTCACTTTCTCTGGGGCCAGTTTAAATAATTCATCAAAGATGTCGACTTCTGCAGAAACATATTCAATAAAAGCTTCATTAGGATTCTATTACTTGCGAGATGAAGAAAGGCTGAGCCAGAAAGGGCTGTCATTACAGGGCTTCCCTTCTCTGGGGGCTAGAGACTAAAACTGGAGCCCAGGTCTCTTACTCTCAGTCCCTTGCCATTTCCAACACAATCCATTGCCAAAAAGACAGATggacaggcagggaggcagacaAATAGACAGGACACTGGAGAGCTACATGCTAGACTATGAGACTAGCTTATGTATTCCCCCTATAAAggactctttaaaaaaagtttctgagggcagaaactaatttttttttcattttgatatcttCAGTATCCAAATCAGACCTATAGTTTTATGAAGGTTAGGGAAGTTAAGGtctatggcattttttttttcagaatagagACTTTCCAATATAGAAAATCCCTTTATGAAAGCATTTCATCCACTGACATTGACCTGAGGCACTGACAGTAAAAGTAACTTGGTAAGTAGATGTCAAAGGCCAGACTTGAAGCCAGATTTTCCTGGCTCTTAAGTGACTCTATTATCTATGACctgcttcccctccccaagaacATAAGagatgtttgataaatgtttgtagggcaaaatggaattaaaaacaaggaaagatcATTCATCATGTATGTCTCTAGAAACAACTGAGTAATAGGAAGAGATTTCCGCTTTTTCACCTGGAGGGAAAGACTTACTTGACTGCTGATCTGAATCCGtgctaaagacaaaaaagaaaaaaaaaaggaaaagaaaaagaaaaaagaaagtggttAAGAACCCATCTGCAGCTAACATCCGTCCTCCGCCTGCGGCCCCACTTAAGCACAGCGGGAGGCTGGGCAGCGCAAAGTGGCTCAAGCAGAGCTTCCCGAGTCAGCAGCTCCTCCGCAGAGGTTTGCAGGAGTCAGCGAAGCTGACGGGGCTCCAGCCATCCCAGAGGCTTTACCTGGACCATCCATCACCGGCACCTCTGGACAAACTGCAGGGCATATATGCTCACACACGCAGAACAAATGGAGATGGCGGGTTAGGAGAAGCTACCTTCTGTGAAAGGGTTATAAACCTTAACTCTGGACATAATCCCTTGAACTATCTTACATCCCACACAGAAAACAAGGGGGCTTTATGACCCAGAGAGAAAGAAGCATAAGATGATCATAATTATTCATTATGGCATCGCTGAGAGGGAGGCGATTTCTTGCCATGTCTCgctcagctttctgcttttcctACGGAAACCCCTAATTCTCACTTTACCAAAAATGGCCGTTTGTCAGGTAATAATTAATTACTGGCGACCAGAAGTTCTATCACcgactagctgagtgatcctatatacattgatatatatatacaagatgtctgtttcctcaattgtgaaatggGGGTGATTTTTCCTTGCCAATATGGAACAAATCATGGGCATCCCTTTTGTGCAAAAGGCGGACAAGAGGCTTGTTCAGGCCTGCTGTCACACTCAGAATGGATGCCACAGCACTCCCCTGTAGAGTGCTTCAGTCAGCAAAGAAAGGGAATTTATTGGATCAATAGGATgcttgagggaagggacttggTAAATTAACTCTTCAGCACATATAAACTttttaatatcacattttaaaatatctttctcttCAGCGTTTCAATCACAGAAACAAAGAATATCAGAAACGAGATTTAGGAGACAAAGTATCGGAGCTGGGAGAAGCCTTAAAACAAGGAATGGTAAAATgaggagggagcttagaacaggaaATTTCAGGACTTGAAAGACGCTCAGGACAGGGAATGTCAGAATTGGGAAGGAGTCTTAGAAAAAGGAATATCAGTCCTGGGAGGATGCTTAGAACAGGGAAGGTCAGAATTAGGAGCCTATTCACTTTTCAAGCCAGAAGTCTCTTTCCTATCACCACCACCCAAATGAACCAGTTCTCTTCAAGATCACTAATGTTCCTTTTATTGCTCAGTCCAATGGCCTCTTTTCAACTTCTCCCCAACACTTGTCATTATTGACCAGCCCCTTTCCTGGCTGCTTTCTCCTCTGCTCTTCTTGGCAGGGTGCTGAcatttccttctcagtctcctttgctagatcccCACCCATGTCCCAGTCAGTGCCTCCTCTCCCTTTTGCTTACTTGCAATCGGTGATCTGCTCCACAGATTTCACGGTCTTTAAGCCACTCTTGGTGCTCTaacaagcaaggaaggaaggagaaggtgaTGAGTGCTCAAAGATCTATTCAGGAAGAGAGTGTCAAAGCCCCTTGGTCTCCACAAGTATCCAGTTACCTCAGTTGTTACTACTTCCACTTGGACATTTGCAGGGAGGGCCAGGTCCGGCTGGAAGTGCTTGGCCATGGCCACCAGGAGATGGAGAGTGGCCAACAAGTCCTTATTGAAGATGCCTGTTGAAATCGAACAGAATTAAATTAAGCATGAGGCAGGGGAGGCAGTAGTCCACATGAAGAAGAACTGGAAcgtggaggggaaaagaaaaagtggagTTTTAATAGCCCACAGGTTCAGTATGAGTCAGTGGAGTAGCAGAGCTTCTATAAAAGCTATCCTGCAGCCTTAGGTTGTACTAAGAGAGGTAGAGTGCCTCTGGTGATAAGTCCCCCTGCACTATGTCCTGGTAAACCCACTCTCGGAGGATTTAGACCAAGGGTGGGCAGAAGGGGGGTCAGTctctcaaagtcacacagtgagTGTCAGAACTGGAATCTGGAGCCATATGAGACCCCTTCACAGCACAGCCATCACTAAAAGTTGTGGTGTCTGGGGTAGCACAAACTACACTTGAGTCATGAAATGTCCCATTAAATCACTTTATTAAACAAGGGCCAGTCCCACTGACCGAGGGAGGAGTATCAGGATGCAGGGCAAAGGAGAATAAAGACTCATGTCTTCTCTGTCCCTTAGAGGAAGGCACTTTGTGAAAATGTTTCAGAAATAGGAATTTTGTGGAATACGGCCTCTGATCTGTAATGATTATATGATCCTATACAAATCACCTCAACCTTTTATTAACTCTGGCAACTCTAAGTCTATGAGTtataggagaaaaagagaatgaggaaattattaattataattattaatgagGAAAATTAGGAATTCTCACCACCAATGAAACCacaattctaatttaaaaataaaaagggaacttTGTTCTTACTTGGGGATCTTTACTACTTTCTCCAGTTCTAGGCCAGGTGATAGACAGGAGACTTGCCTTCAGAAGTTCCACCTGATTTTATAAGCAAGTTCTGACCAGAGCCTCCATCATGTTGTGCTGAGgcaaagagtcagacagagataagTGATACCTACTCTCCATATTCCATTTGGCCGAGTTCTCCTCCAGCTGCAAACACTGGTGCAGCGCCTCCAGTACAATAGTGAGCTTCCTCTTCTGGTTGCTAGCCGTCAAAGCGATCTCTTCAACCTCCAATGTGATAGATGCGAGCTTCTCTGAAGGtgtcagagaaaaagggaaaacaagaacTAAGCCAGGGTACAACCAATAGGACAGTGAAGGTCTCAGATGTAGGGAACTTAAGTCCTTCAGTTTTCTTTAGGTCTCAGAAACAGCCTCAAAGTCAGAGCTAGGAAGGAGCTTAGGACCTGGACTGTCAGTGCTGGGGaaggccttagaacagggaatatcAGGGCTAAGTatcttagaaaatgaaatgtcAGAGATAAAAGGGCCTTAAAACAGTgaaggtcagagctgggaagggcctTAAAACAGAGAACATCAAGGCTGGTTATTATCTTAGAACttggaatgtcagagctagaaggaacttagAACCTTGAATTTCAGCACggggaagggccttagaacagggacaTCAGGACTAGTAAGtatcttagaaaatgaaatatcagagatttaaaaaaaggacttAAAACAGAAAAGGTCAGAGCtaggaggggccttagaacctgGAATGCCAGTGCTGGGAACAGAACAGCAAATTTGTCAGGACTGGGTTAGGCTTCAGAACACAAAACAATCTGAGCTGAATACCTTTCCTGGAATATGTCAAAAGCTCTGATCCTTCATTTGCTCAAAACAGGTATGAGTAATTCTTGTGTAAATCATTCCAGCCTAACAAGATAGTGAGTTCCCCCTTCCTGGAAGTATTCAAGGAGAGGTTAGATAACTACTTGTTGAATGAGTTACAGAGGCCTTTCCTCAAAGGTTGACCTCTTGGCTCTGGCCTGTCCCTCCAGCTCTGACTTCTTGTGATTCTGCTTTTGCTTCTCCTGCCCCAAAGCTGTCTAGAAACCAACGCAGATAGTGCCATCCCAGAACAACCTGGTACCCTTTCCCTTCAGCTGCCCCGTCCACCTCGACACTGATGTCTCCTTGGAAAGCCTCCTACAATCTCAGACACACACAGTAAATACACAGGTCATTTCTT comes from Sarcophilus harrisii chromosome 5, mSarHar1.11, whole genome shotgun sequence and encodes:
- the PARVG gene encoding gamma-parvin isoform X2; translation: MESECIYNLLQLPTNVEALPVEELAQGEKKKYLQPDSRKNSKFEELQKVLMEWINSTLFREHIVVQNLEEDLFDGLVLHHLLQKLASITLEVEEIALTASNQKRKLTIVLEALHQCLQLEENSAKWNMESIFNKDLLATLHLLVAMAKHFQPDLALPANVQVEVVTTESTKSGLKTVKSVEQITDCNTDSDQQSKVDIFDELFKLAPEKVNAVKEAIVKFVNKNMERLGLSVKNIDTQFADGVILILLIGQLEGYFLNLKDFFLTPSSPAEMTSPMETPKLL